A stretch of the Rhinoderma darwinii isolate aRhiDar2 chromosome 3, aRhiDar2.hap1, whole genome shotgun sequence genome encodes the following:
- the MANSC4 gene encoding MANSC domain-containing protein 4, with amino-acid sequence MAVNVESVTLLLLSLLDIPWILCLSSALCPHTTFYHGCWIRRFPGLFLSFSGSEQRGARVLQRRPEPSAQLCSRKCCHQESCNVAVFYSETSAENGDCHLVYCPEPESCLLQLQERSVLYTVTAGVDPDLLVFDKLGHIDLNPRSSLKWERLNISQVLTASPPVSSAVSPSKEPHVNLLPTRPHEEPTVHPPTHQPPPQPPSPADSPLRSLPPTYSPPLPAQVSSDSTLVSPSGHGEPNKGSLPSSPPLDPPDLQSPAHLDSSKQNVNETKGHSGRNQTYEGDAEDSSDTLANLWPLPALIGSTVTLLCCCSGILAFGCCRRKRRGRYRPGRAPRTRKGTLITCTLLKEKV; translated from the exons ATGGCAGTGAATGTGGAGTCGGTGACTCTCCTGCTCCTCTCTCTCCTGGATATTCCGTGGATCCTCTGCCTGTCCAGCGCTCTGTGCCCGCACACCACCTTCTACCATGGCTGCTGGATCCGCCGGTTCCCTGGACTGTTCCTCAGCTTTTCTGGATCAGAACAACGCGGCGCCCGAGTGTTACAGAGACGTCCTGAGCCCTCCGCCCAACTGTGCAGCCGCAAGTGCTGCCACCAAG AATCGTGTAATGTGGCTGTCTTCTACTCCGAGACGAGCGCTGAGAACGGGGACTGTCACCTGGTGTATTGTCCAGAACCGGAGAGCTGTCTCCTCCAGCTACAAGAGCGCAGCGTCCTCTACACGGTCACAGCTG GTGTTGATCCAGATCTGCTGGTGTTTGATAAACTGGGACACATTGACTTGAACCCACGGTCGTCCTTAAAATGGGAGCGGCTGAATATATCCCAGGTGCTGACTGCCTCGCCGCCCGTCTCCTCAGCCGTCTCACCCTCTAAGGAACCTCACGTCAACTTATTGCCCACCCGTCCGCACGAAGAGCCAACTGTTCATCCACCAACCCACCAACCTCCCCCCCAACCCCCATCCCCGGCGGACTCCCCTCTCCGCTCATTACCACCCACTTATTCTCCTCCTTTACCCGCCCAAGTTTCTTCAGATTCGACACTGGTCTCGCCTTCAGGACATGGAGAACCCAACAAGGGGTCTCTCCCATCTTCACCACCCCTGGACCCACCAGACCTGCAGAGCCCGGCTCACCTGGACAGCAGCAAGCAAAACGTGAACGAAACCAAGGGTCACAGCGGCAGAAACCAGACCTACGAAGGAGACGCAGAAGACTCTTCGGACACCTTGGCCAATCTTTGGCCTCTTCCTGCATTGATTGGCTCCACGGTGACGTTACTCTGCTGCTGCTCGGGCATCCTGGCATTTGGGTGTTGTAGGAGGAAGAGACGAGGGAGGTATAGGCCCGGGAGGGCACCTAGGACTAGGAAAGGGACACTCATAACCTGCACGCTTCTCAAGGAGAAGGTCTGA
- the TULP3 gene encoding tubby-related protein 3, whose protein sequence is MDSSGDWGTGASILDDENARLRQLKLHNQRTLLEQKQRRKRQEPLMVQPNQEPRARRGRAKKSEEQAPLMQCQTPRSAPSDVVLHGIDGPAAFLTSESHDPEYKIHILSVGETCPDDITSDDSRPNSSEVNDGSGSAHSKVSSREGKSKARIPEKKNPSAPSNNQSALKDVKTIFSPSESITKPDSEEEEEETPANPDVSKRDLQEMLQERGILDSLKYDEESSDEGETESGSIRPGSSSSKKSVTDSASAETVPAAPPGDAVDVGDLKEFAVRPAPRGVTIRCRISRDKKGMDRGLYPTYFMHLEREDSRKVFLLAGRKRKKSKTSNYLISIDPTDMAREGGSFIGKLRYV, encoded by the exons ATGGACTCCAGCGGAGATTGGGGAACCGGCGCCAG CATCTTGGACGATGAAAATGCCCGGCTGCGCCAGCTCAAGCTTCACAACCAG CGGAccctcctggagcagaaacagAGACGGAAGAGGCAGGAGCCGCTCATGGTGCAGCCCAACCAAGAGCCCAGAGCACGGCGCGGACGAGCCAAGAAGAGCGAGGAGCAGGCACCCCTCATGCAGTGTCAGACCCCCCGATCCGCACCCTCAGATGTCGTCTTACATG GAATAGACGGCCCAGCGGCGTTCCTCACCTCAGAGAGCCACGATCCCGAATATAAGATTCACATTCTGTCAGTGGGAGAAACCTGTCCTGATGATATCACATCCGACGACTCCAGGCCCAACTCCAGCGAGGTGAATGACGGGTCCGGATCAGCTCACAGCAAAGTCTCCTCAAGAGAAGGGAAAAGCAAAGCTCGAATACCTGAGAAGAAAAACCCTTCTGCTCCTAGCAACAACCAAAGCGCCTTAAAAGACGTAAAGACCATTTTTTCTCCCAGCGAGTCTATAACCAAACCTGActctgaagaagaagaagaggagaccCCAGCAAATCCTGATGTGTCCAAGCGTGACCTTCAAGAAATGCTACAGGAGAGGG GCATATTAGACAGTCTAAAGTATGATGAAGAATCTTCAGATGAGGGGGAGACAGAATCCGGCAGCATTCGTCCCGGATCTTCCTCCAGCAAAAAATCAGTGACG GACTCGGCCTCCGCAGAAACTGTTCCAGCAGCACCACCTGGAGACGCAGTGGATGTGGGAGACCTGAAGGAGTTTGCCGTCCGTCCAGCGCCTCGTGGCGTCACTATAAGGTGCCGAATCAGCCGTGACAAGAAGGGGATGGATCGCGGACTGTATCCAACCTATTTCATGCACCTTGAGAGGGAGGACAGCCGGAAG GTTTTCCTTCTTGCTggtagaaagaggaaaaaaagcaAAACCTCCAATTACCTGATCTCCATCGACCCCACTGACATGGCGCGGGAAGGCGGCAGCTTTATAGGGAAACTCAGGTACGtatga